The DNA sequence ATTCTTACTCATTTTTACTCTGCCTCTCTGATCTGTCCCTTAATTCCGAATTCCCTAAATTTATTTTCTGCCAATATTACAGAACTGggcttggttttatttttcatgactttTTATGGGCTTCCCTCTTCATTTCTATGCCTGCAGACCCAGCGTTGTTCAAGTTCCAACTGAAATGCCACTTCCTTTGTATCACTTTCTCTATCTCATCTTTCCAGGATAAATTATCTATGATTTTGATTCTATAACATTGTGCATATAGTTCTATAACAGTCAAGGTATTAAAAATTCATGTCATTGCATTGTAGGAGGTAAAAAAATTTTGGGTTGGAGGGTTCAGAATATAGACCCCCAAAACTGCTCCTCCTAAAAGCAACACAGGCACTAGGAAAAATGgccaaaataaacttttcagaGCTCTAAGAATTAACCAAATGCTTGCAGCAATCCAAGGAGCATTTAATCAATAAAATGGCTGAATCTCAGTAAGAAAGGTGAGCTGTGTGTTTTAACTTGCTATATTCCGCCCTCTCCTCCCTTCCTAGAACAGATAGGAATGGTGAGGAGTTTATGTGGAACCATTAGCATTGAAAAAGAGGAGATGGAATATGACATATAGGACAAGATAAAGAAGGAGTGGGAATTGGTATTACCTATGTTGGAAGGCCTCAAAATCTTTCATTGGCAAGAatgatggattttaaaaaatattttatttatttatttacttattaaacaaaacaacatacaaatacaaacattcttagcatatgatctttccattcttgatatataatcaataactcacaatatcatcacatagttgtatattcatcatcatgatcatgtcttataatatttgcatcaattcaaaaaaagaaataaaaaggaaacagaaaaaatttcatatataccatacctcttaccccttcctttcattgatcactagcatttcaatgtactaaatttattttaacatttgttccccctatatttatttatttttaatccatatgttttactcatctgtcaataaggtagataaaaggagcatcagacacaaggttttcacaatcacacagtcacattgcaaaagctatatcattatacaatcatcttcaagaaacatggctactggagcacagctctacattttcaagcagttccctccagcctctccatgataccttaactaaaaaggtgatatctatataatgcataagaataatctccaggatagcctctcgactgtttggaatctctcagccattgacactttattttgtctcatttctcttttcccccttttggtggagaaggtttcctcaatcccttgatgctgagtcccagctcattctatgatttctgtcccacattgccaggaaggtccacaccccgggagtcatgtcccacatagagagggggagggcagtgagttttcttgccgtgttggctgagaaggagggccacatctgagcaacaaaagaggttctctgggggtgactcttaggcctaattgtaagtaggcttagcctatcctttgcaggattaaggacaaaccccaagattggaggctcagcctgttgctttggttgcctcactgcttgtgagaatatcaagaattctacacttggggaagttgaattttcccccttcttcaccattcccccaagaggactttgaaaatacttttttattcactgttcaaatcactctgggatttactggggcatcgctctggacaaacctacaaaatctcatgccctactcaaggttccatgtacttatggtgttcaattaagctgtccatataactcatattaggaaatgcactagtcaaaatataaattttgtaccaaataaacattttatgctttagtctcacacataagttgaagttttaaaatatgaattaccatctattttcaacaccctgtagtattgacattcttttgttgttcctcatacaaaaacatttttaaatttgtacatttagtcactacaaGAATGATGGATTTTTGAGAGGCAAGATTGATGGAGTATATGTGAGGTGTTTGAGAAGAATATGCAAGTTTGTTCAAATGCAGAGGAGATACAGGTAACTAGAGTAAAGAAAGACAAGGAAGCCAGGCAATTAGGCAGATCATTTATTAAGATCTTGATATCTTCCCAATATTTTTTTGTTGATTGTAGGTAGGTCAGATCACAGAATATGTTAGGAGAGGCAATgggatttaaactttttttttacagtcTGCCTTTTTCACATCTACTTCCCAATTTCTCAACTCTTCAATGTCAGAAGGCTCACAGTCTGAACTTATCTGGAAAATGCTAACATCACAGACCAGTTTTAGGAACTTCCTAGAACTTTACGCAAGGCATCCTTCATCTCTTTATTCCGGAGGCTGTAGATCATGGGGTTGAAAAAAGGGGTCAAAACAGAGTAGAACAAAGTAGTGAACTTCTGCATGCCCTTGGCTTGTCCTGATCCAGGACTTACATATGTCAACATAACAGAGCCATAGAATAGAAACACCACAGCCAGGTGTGAagagcaggtggagaaggccttCCTCCGTCCAGCTGCTGATGGCACCTGCGTCACAGCTCTCAATACCAGGGCATATGAGCCAAGAATATAGAAAAAGGTGGCAAAGATGAGGAGGGAGCTCATGATGCCACAGATGAGAACAGTTCCTGGGACTGGAACACAGGCTGAAGCCAGGGTTAGCAGGGGGCCCAGGTCACACAGAAAGTCATCAATCACATTTGGACCACAAAATGGCAGCTGGGTAATAAGAATCACTGGGATCAGAAACCAGAGGAAGCCGTATCCCCAGCAAAAGATGATCAGGCGGCTGTAGAACTTAATAGTCATGATGGTGGGATAATGCAGGGGGTGACAGATAGCCAGAAACCGGTCATAGGCCATGATGGAGAGGAATAAGCATTCAGTGGTGCCCAGTGAGAAGAAGAAGTACAACTGGAGGAGACACCGAGTGAAGGAGATGGTTTTAGTCTTGGACAGAAAGTTGGCCAGCATGGTGGGCATATCTGAATTGACGTAGCAGATCTCCAGGAAGGAGAAGTTGGCCAGCAGAAtgtacatgggggtgtggagcCGATGGTCCCAGCGTACTGCACACATGATGGCCACATTTCCCAGGAGTGTCAGGAGGTAAGTCACAGAGAATATGGAAAAGAGGAAGATCTGTATTTCCCAGCGGCAAGGGAAGCCCAAGAGGATGAACTCACGCACGGTGGGAGAGCTATTTCTGGCCTCTGAGGTCATTTCCTTTTGTCCTGTGAAGATTGCAGCAGAAATTACATACTACAGAGGAATTTGCCTCTCAGTTCTTCCCTAAGAGATGGGCACACTTTCTTGATCATGGGAGAGGGCATCAAGACCTGTGATTTCCAAAATTTGGTTGGGTAACCAACAGTGCAGTTTTAGGGTACATTCctttatatatgccttttataaaCAACTGTCAGTCAGGACAGTAAATATGGGTAAAactttttgaaagaagttctctttgaattaaaacaaaaagagaaatctgaatatttCTGTTCTCCATCCCTCCGTGGGTTGCCTGGTGCACCGCGTTTTGGAGAACACTGGTCTAGACAATATAGATAGGAGATTGGCAAAAGCCAGACCAAGATGAAAACTTTGACATGGCaattcaaatacaaaaaaaattaacacagatTTACTGAACAAAATGCAATTTACTACACTTAATTGTGTTTTACAATTTACTTCCTTATGACACTTAAATGTCATAAGGAAGAGGAAGTGACACCTTAGAAGCCAGATATGAAAATAACCGTAGGATAACAGTGACTTTAAGTAAGTTGCAACTTAGATACTTTAAACTATTGTTTCTAGAACATTATCCTTATTTATCTCTATTCATGAAGGTAGGATGTTTAGTGTGTGGGTTATAGACTTTTATATTTGAAGCATTTGGGGAAGTCTTTGAAAGGTGTGGATTTCTGGGCTCCAGCCTGGGTTTGGGATCCATGGGTGAGGCGCAGCTCAGGCTGGGGACATTATTGAGCTGGGCTCTGCCACTTCCTGAGCAGGATTTCCTCAGGAAAGGATTCAACCTCAGAGACTACACTACCTTCTTTATAAAATGTGAATCATAATTCCTACATAGGAAGGCTGACATGACCATTAAATAAAATCACATAAGCAAAAGCAGATTATAAATTGTGAAATGCTACAGAAATATAAGGTATTTAAAAGTGTCCAGGAATTATTATGCTAGATGTCATATTCCTTTCTTaatcttataaattaaaatgatttcaaatgtgaaagaacccatttctggtatattgcattctggcagcattagcaaacgaAAATACCATGTGACAGGCTAActatctgtgtgtgcatgtgcgtatgtgtgtaagtatgtgtgtataaatatatgaatGGGGAGGCagtgtgtataaatatatgaatGGGGAGGCAGTATCCTTGGAGAGGTCTCCCTAATTTCTTAAGACCACTCCAAAAATGCGACTCTCTCATAAGCTTCCTTTTAAGATAGTTTTAGCCCACCAATGCACCGAGTTCCCATTGTCTTCCTCACAGACTGCCTTTCTTTGCAGGGATGCTGTTCCAGGCTTAAATGATTTAAATGCTAGGATCATTTTCCTGAGGGCTACAAGGCGGTTTGTCTTAAGGCCACCCAGTTTTGAATATGCAAAGCCTAGTGGGTGATCCCTTCCCACACTGCCCCTTTCTCACCCTACTCCCCTGTGGGATTGCCTGTGGAAGACAGGAAAGAGCAGCCCAATAAACATTACTTCAAAACATGTGGCCTTGTGGAAATCAGGTTTCCGATACTGTGTTTTTTCTCTCTGGTGTGCTTTGCTTTTGCAGTATAGACAGCCCAAGAGAAATCGtggttattcttttgttttttgttttgtttgttttttgcgtgggcaggcacggggaatagaacccgggtctctggcgagaactctgcctgttgagccactgtgaaCCACCCTGGCTGTTCTTTTGAATACAAGGAATAGAGAGAACCTTATCCAAATTTTAGGCCTTGACTTAGACTAAAGCTGAATGCTGAAGAACTTTGGAATATGGGTTTATCATTCCCTTTCACTTATTATGTTTTTCAACTTTCTCAACTCAGAAGCTCAGatctcaaattctctgtttccattTGTTAACATCACTTCCCTGGAAAATAAATCCAATAAACTCATGCATAATCTTAATCCCTATCATCAGTGAAGACTTTAGCAGTTTCTGAGCATGTATCCATGTTATCATGTACACAAGGGCACATGGCCAGATGGCCTGCATGCCAGATCTTTTTGAGCAGCTTCTACAGAGAGACTCACAGACCCAGGATCAGGCAGAGGTTTCCTTTGCTTATTGTAAACACAGCAATATACAGCACTATGATAAACAGGACATCAGATTCCAAGATGGGGACCCCACCCTTTAGGCTGTGAAGTTTTTTAGTTGCCTGATTTAGGAAGTACTTATTCCTCTCTGATGTGTCAGGGCCAGGATATAACACCAAAATGCAGATGGAAGCTTGACTCCTGTCCAATCTCTAGGTTCAGTGTGTGTGACTGGTGTGCTTGTGGGTCTTAGGTCTAAGCTCTGCAGTTTCAGCTCTATAACAAGGTGGGCTAACAGTAGGAGTCTCCACATCAGCCAAGGTGACAGAACAGGTGCTAGCCATAAGCACTGGGCAATAGCTGCTTTCATTTCCATGGATCCTTGCAGGAGGGAAGctgtaggagccagggttaatggaaaacctgcggaatttattgggagcaactggcttcGGAGTGGCGACGgcaataaactgtggagactgctatctgcttaattggaggacagtctgagagggagagaatgtttgttttttcttaagccccaaggtctcgttagctatctcttgtatgtagagaGCAATATACTGATAAGTAGGCACTGTGTTTTTTCATGAAATGTATGCCTGCTTTTAGTCAcctaaaccctgcagtatataagcaggaactagttaagaataaagttgtctgttgtctgttatggctaagcttcagaccccctgaacctgtctgtctctttctttcttccttccttccttccttccttccttccttcc is a window from the Tamandua tetradactyla isolate mTamTet1 chromosome 14, mTamTet1.pri, whole genome shotgun sequence genome containing:
- the LOC143654923 gene encoding olfactory receptor 11G2-like, encoding MTSEARNSSPTVREFILLGFPCRWEIQIFLFSIFSVTYLLTLLGNVAIMCAVRWDHRLHTPMYILLANFSFLEICYVNSDMPTMLANFLSKTKTISFTRCLLQLYFFFSLGTTECLFLSIMAYDRFLAICHPLHYPTIMTIKFYSRLIIFCWGYGFLWFLIPVILITQLPFCGPNVIDDFLCDLGPLLTLASACVPVPGTVLICGIMSSLLIFATFFYILGSYALVLRAVTQVPSAAGRRKAFSTCSSHLAVVFLFYGSVMLTYVSPGSGQAKGMQKFTTLFYSVLTPFFNPMIYSLRNKEMKDALRKVLGSS